Proteins encoded in a region of the Streptomyces sp. NBC_01298 genome:
- a CDS encoding GIY-YIG nuclease family protein has protein sequence MAQAIRTVSTSKENWQMSQGKPFIPQHDRRLTQAAWNKYLKHIPPGDPAKLMILGIFREYELGGIEVNEETVAMAVKLGRVRHQRNVEERAERARREAEGRRVVETFRKLLDDHPGGIVYYLRRGDLLKIGTTTRYDARMRALRPDEVLAVEPGSYALEHQRHREFEACQWSRGSEYFHMSAELKAHVLQLRSQHGIPDQSVVTVTDGRRVLDDPN, from the coding sequence GTGGCGCAGGCCATCCGAACTGTCAGTACCTCAAAGGAGAATTGGCAGATGAGCCAAGGGAAACCGTTCATACCGCAACACGACCGGCGGCTGACCCAGGCCGCCTGGAACAAGTACCTCAAGCACATCCCGCCCGGCGACCCGGCGAAGCTGATGATTCTCGGCATCTTCAGGGAGTACGAACTCGGCGGCATCGAGGTCAACGAAGAGACTGTGGCAATGGCAGTGAAGCTCGGCCGCGTTCGGCATCAACGCAACGTAGAAGAGCGGGCCGAGCGTGCGCGTCGCGAGGCTGAAGGGCGTCGCGTGGTCGAGACGTTCCGGAAGCTGCTCGACGATCACCCCGGCGGAATTGTCTACTACCTTCGCCGCGGCGACCTGCTGAAGATCGGCACGACCACTCGGTATGACGCGCGGATGCGGGCCCTCAGGCCTGACGAAGTACTGGCCGTCGAGCCAGGCAGCTACGCACTGGAACACCAGCGGCATCGCGAGTTCGAGGCCTGCCAGTGGAGCCGCGGCAGCGAGTACTTCCACATGAGCGCCGAACTCAAGGCGCACGTTCTGCAACTACGCTCCCAGCACGGCATTCCCGACCAGAGCGTCGTCACCGTGACGGATGGTCGCCGGGTACTAGATGACCCGAATTAG
- a CDS encoding DUF6197 family protein, translating into MSRPTAEPRTISAPPVGRPLTFDERLALSPLAMDVRLDSAGVQYDVRTAGIEIPEILVDPLPAAAPAARPGTVDAVFAEAARLIRTRGWIRGYVGHAGVGYCVIGAIRVAAGGSGRLADEACDALFDRIRAEAPDTLSAGAWNDAQSGPGPVIRMLGA; encoded by the coding sequence ATGTCGCGGCCCACCGCCGAGCCGCGGACCATCAGCGCGCCGCCGGTGGGCCGCCCCCTCACCTTCGATGAGCGTCTCGCATTGTCTCCGCTGGCCATGGATGTGCGCCTGGACAGCGCCGGCGTCCAGTACGACGTCCGGACCGCGGGCATCGAGATCCCCGAGATCCTTGTCGACCCACTCCCTGCCGCTGCCCCCGCGGCCCGGCCGGGCACCGTCGACGCGGTGTTCGCCGAGGCGGCCCGGCTGATCCGCACCCGCGGCTGGATCCGCGGCTACGTCGGCCATGCTGGCGTCGGATACTGCGTGATCGGCGCCATCCGAGTCGCAGCAGGCGGATCGGGGCGACTTGCAGACGAAGCATGCGACGCGCTCTTCGACCGGATCCGCGCCGAAGCGCCCGACACCCTGTCAGCCGGCGCGTGGAACGACGCCCAGTCCGGGCCGGGGCCTGTGATCCGAATGCTGGGCGCCTGA
- a CDS encoding DNA-binding protein, whose amino-acid sequence MDSQLGLVPEDLAAYYTGRPASTIRRWAAEGRIQRYGSGRGKVRYSVFELPHKTVDDWTGEVTVGEAPPLPAEARAA is encoded by the coding sequence ATGGATTCTCAACTCGGCCTCGTCCCCGAGGATCTCGCCGCCTACTACACAGGTCGGCCCGCCTCCACCATTCGACGCTGGGCCGCCGAGGGGCGTATTCAGCGGTACGGCAGCGGACGAGGCAAGGTCCGCTACAGCGTCTTCGAGCTCCCACACAAGACGGTGGACGACTGGACAGGCGAAGTCACCGTCGGCGAGGCGCCTCCACTGCCCGCTGAAGCGCGAGCCGCTTAA